The DNA window TGGAAGCTGTGCAAAGACGGCACAGAGTGTGTTTCATACGGCCACGTGTGTGACGGAGAGGACGACTGTAAGGACGGATCAGATGAGATGGAATGTGGTAGGTGTCCCTGAGACAAAATGTCTCTGGGCATTTGCAGTCAAGGCTTTCAACAATTTTTTTTAGTTGATAAAAACTTAACTGTGTGATTCTTTATCTCCAAGATGCATCTCCAACAAGACCTGCTATCACCTCATCCTCCACATCTCCTGCTCCGACTGTGCCCTCCTGCAGCAGCCCGTCCGTGCTCTGTCCTTCTGTTCAACTCTGCGTTTCTCCCAGCCAGTTCTGCGACGGCCGTAAAGACTGTCCCGACGGTTTTGATGAAAATACCTGTGTAAAAAGATGCCCTTCGAAAAGTACGCTGGAGTCTGTTACAacttaatgttttgtgttttcatggttTCAAAAGTCCTGaaactttatttactttatttattcctgACTGTTTTCTTGCAGATGATTTTCGCTGCAAAGACCGTCGGAGCTGCGTCTCAAAGAGTCAGGTCTGTGACGGTCGCTCTCATTGTCACGACGGCTCGGACGAGGTCGACTGTCCGGCCGTAGCTGCTCCTGCACCTCGTGCTGACATCCTGAAGTGTCGCAAGGGCTCCAGCCTTTGTAGAGACGGGACAGAATGTGTTGTCTATACTCACGtttgtgatggagagagagactgcagAGATGGATCAGATGAAGAAGAATGTGGTGAGTGTATTTATGAAAAGGTTGCAGCTAACTCAATTTGCTGATGTTTGCATTAAACTTACAAGTGACTCTTACacttgtttataatatttctagATGCTACACACAATAACGCTGTTGCAGAAAATCCTGCAACCGTTGAACCATCTACTGAGCCTCCAACCAAACCACCCTGCACCAGTCCCTCAGTTCTGTGTCCAGGTTCTTCTTTGTGCATCAAACCAATGCAGATGTGTGATGGAAAGAGGGACTGTCCTGATGCATCTGATGAGAACTGTGTGAAACGATGTCCCTACATGAGTAAGTGCACAGGTTGAAGATGATGGAGAGAGCACCGTTCATCCTAAACCTCAACCACACTGGAGAATTGGACATCCTCATTTTGATTTTGTCAAAGTTAATTTTGTGAAGTAGTGgtgtgaaaaaacacaacatctgaTATGTTTCCATCATCTTtttttgaaaattatttttcccTTCACAGCCGACTTCCGCTGCAAGGACCGTCGGAGCTGCGTCTCAAAGAGTCAGGTCTGTGACGGTCGCTCTCATTGTCACGACGGCTCGGACGAGGTCGACTGTCCGGCCGTGGCTGCTCCTGCACCTCGTGCTGACATCCTGAAGTGTCGCAAGGGCTCCAGACTTTGCAGAGACGGGACGGAATGTGTTGTCTATATTCATGtttgtgatggagagagagactgcagAGACGGATCAGACGAAGAAGAATGTGGTGAGTTATTGGGGAAAATGCTGCTTTTGAAAAGTGgagtaaagtttgttttgtttctgcttcCAATGAAGCAGGCAAGTCTCCTGTCAGATTTTTCTGCTTTACTTACTTTATTCATTTGTACAAAAATGTCATAGcgattgttattttgttgtcaTCCACATGCATAATTTAAGTTTCATAGAATTCCATTTAGTAGTTTTATTTAGTCCTGCAGACAAACGGGCAGGGTTGAAACATGACAACCGTGGTGGAGGGAATGATATATTGTCATTTGATTGACTGGTGTTTTAAATGCCGCAGAGATCGCAACTAATCCAgaaaatccacatttaaatgaatccCCTGCAATCGCCCAACCCTCAACTCAACCTCCCCACAAGCCGACCTGCACCAGTCCTTCAGTTCTGTGTCCCGGTTCCTATTTATGCATTGAACCAACACAGCTCTGTGATGGAAAGAGAGACTGTGCTGATGGATCTGATGAGAACTGTTTGACAAGATGTCCTTACACGAGTGAGTTGACACAAATCCTACTGGAAAACtggacaggtttttttttgttagacTGATTCTTCTCCataatgtttgtgttaaattCTTACATTCGCAGCTCAGATTCTCTGCACGGACCGCAGGAGCTGCATCTTAAAAAATCTGGTTTGTGACGGTCGAGCTCACTGTCACGACGGCTCAGATGAGCTCAACTGTCAGAGCGAGTCTCCTCCTGCGTCTCAGGCTGATGTCCTGAAGTGTCGTAAAGGCTCGAGGCCTTGCAACGACGGCACAGAGTGTGTTTTATACAGCCATGTGTGTGACGGAGAGAAGGACTGTGTGGACGGATCTGACGAATGGGGATGTCCGGAAACCTGTAAACAAGGTGGTTTCACTAAAACACTCAATATTGACCCATGGGAATCAAACGTCAAGGTCAATACACATGTTCTAAAGAATGTCTAAAGAGAATCCTTTAGGTTAACATGAAGCCCAGCTGTTCTAAACACACTGTGCTTTCAAATGAGGATTAGCTGTAATGCTGTTTCATTCAATTCGTACTCCGTCCCAGATGAGTTCCAGTGCTCCCACGGGAGGATGTGCATCCCTACGGCTCAGGTGTGTGATGGGAAGTTTCAGTGTCTGGATAAGTCGGATGAGGTTGACTGCCGAGAACAAACCAGGAGCTGCGAGTATCGCTGTCCCGACGGCAGGCGCTGCATCCCGAAGAAGTTCCTGTGCGATGGCGAGAGAGACTGTGTGGATGGCACGGATGAGGAAGGCTGCAGTAAGAAATGGAAACTAACTTTGACATTTGCTAAAAGACAGTCCTACCTGTAAATGCTGAAAcctgtaaaatattttcatcagtTTAACATTTTGTTCTCACCTCTCCAGACTCTGgtaccaccactgctgctgcaacaacagCTAAGTCCCCTCTCCACACTTCCAAGTCGGCTTGCATCACACCTTCAGTCCTCTGCCCCGGTTCATCGATGTGCATCTCTCAGAATCAGCTGTGCGATGCACGACGTGACTGCCCCGATGGGTTTGATGAGCAGGACTGTGTGTTCCGGTGTAAAAACAGAGGTAAGCCTGAGTCTGCAAAGCAAAAGTAGCTGCACTCTACTCCACCCAGCAAACCAATGATGGCATGTGGACTGATTGTTTTCACCGTGCTCATCAGATGACTTCCTGTGCAGCGACCGGAGAAAGTGCATCTCCAAAGTGGAAGTGTGCGACGGACGTTCCCACTGTCCCGACGGCTCTGATGAGATGAAGTGTCGGTCAGAAGGTCCCGTTGATCCCTgtgagaaaacaagaaaaatacacTTCAACAATAACGCGTACAAGCTGTTGACAAATtgcaagaacattttatttatctgtagTTTTCACTGGGCCATTCACACTATCTGCTTGCACCCTTTGACTTAGAGTCCCTGTTACAACCAAATTATACCCCATAGCTACATCCTAACGTCCTAGCAACAAAGGCCGAACTGAATGAGACTTGTCTGTTCAATGGAGAATTTCTGTAATTTTTATCACCAGCTTGTCTCGCCCTTTACCactgttgcttagcaacagagctgcagcaggacagGAGGACGTTTTAATGCCCCTCGTGACACACTCATTTAAACGTGTCAGCATCATACGTTTTGGACTCGTCTCCCTTGTACCCGGAACCCATGGGCAAAACGCCACCGGCCATTCAGCCACATTACATCTCAAGTCTAAATTTGCATCGTTTGATTATCACAGGATGATTATCTCACCTGTGTTTATAATCTAATATCATTGTCTTCATAATGTGTTAAATTCATAACTGTCTCTCTTCCAAGACTCCAATGTGCCCAAAGGCAAATCAGCACCTGTGAAGTGTCCCAATGGTTTCAGGCCATGTAAAGACGGCCTGGACTGTGTTATGTTCAACCACGTGTGTGACGGAGAGACTGACTGCAAGGACGGGTCCGACGAAGAAGGATGTGCTGTCAAATGCAAAGCAGGTTCGTTTTTGTCGGTGAGTGATGTTGACATTTTTAGATCGACATTTGAGATGTTTATTGGCTCGTCCTCCAGGTGAGTTCCAGTGTTCTCACGGGAGGAGATGCATTCCACCAGCGCAGGTGTGCGACGGGCAGTACAACTGTCAGGACCGGTCCGATGAAATTGACTGTTCCAAGATGAGTGAGGGCTGCCATCAGCGCTGTGACAACAACACTCGCTGTATACCCAAGACCTTCCTGTGTGACGGCGAGAGAGACTGTGTTGATGGGTCGGATGAGGAAAAGTGTGGTATGAGATTTTCAACATTAAACATCGGATCCAGACTCAAAGCAATCACGTCTGCCTTGATCAGATGATTTCTatatttctttccctttttctaGGTCTGGTGGCTTGTGCGATTAACCAGTATCGCTGCACCAGcggtcagtgtgtgtctgaggccCTGAGGTGTGACGGATATGCCGACTGCAGCGATCACTCCGACGAGATGGAATGCACCAGACCCCCGCGCTGCCCGGCACAGCTCCGATGCCCGCACAGCCACGAGTGCCTGCAGAAAGAGTGGCTCTGTGACGGCGAGAACGACTGCTCAGACGGCTCAGACGAGAAGGTAAAGACGGACGGATAATGTCATATTACTTATTTAATCATTGCTTTTAACCTTGTCTCCTCATTTGTGTCAAGAACTGTGTGACACCACCAGCAAAGTGCAGGGAACACCAATGGCAGTGTGGAGACAGCAGTCAGTGCATCCCTCTGTCCTGGAAGTGTGATGGGAAAAATGACTGTCACAATGGAGCGGACGAAGACAAATGTGAGCGTGTTTATTTATCACGTTCTTTCcttctgtttccttttctgttgCAAACAGGAAGAAATACTCTCCAATACAGTTCGACATGTTTCATTCACTGTAGGTGACCTCTGCTTCCACAGGCCTTCAGAGAAAATGCCCGTCCCCCCTTTACCAGTGTGGCAGTGGAGAGTGTGTGGACCCTGGCCTGGTGTGTAACGGCTTCACTAACTGTGCCGACAGCTCAGACGAGGGCGCGGGATGTGCTCAACGCAACTGCTCCAGCCCGTCAGCTCCTCAGTGTGAACACGGCTGCGTCAGCACCCCTAATGGAGCGGTCGGTTTACAACAGTGTATCTGGTTGTTGCCATCACTTTGAAATGAATTTGACGTCAGTACAACAACCTTATTCCTGCTTGGCATGAAAAATGCATTTCCCTCACTTTTGCAGAGCTGTTACTGCGCTGCAGGTTTCACGCTACTGTCCGGCACCGTGTCCTGTGTGGACATCAATGAGTGCAGCGCAGAGCCCCACGCTGTATGCAAACACTACTGCCACAACACCCGTGGATCCTACGTCTGTCAGTGCCACCCTGGATTCTACCTGGAGCCTGACAACAAAAGCTGCAAGACGAAAGGTAAAGAAGGCTCCATGAACCAAGATCTCAATACTTGTGCTTTTGTATTCTTCAGTGTCCTAAACCTTATGCTATTTGCAGACTAAAAGCTTTGatattgaaatatttgaaattgGATCCTATCATGCACCAACACTTTTAAATcttctaaaaaaagaaaatgaacatatAGAAATATGATGGATTACTCAAGCAAAGTTCACGTCAATGTAGGCTGGTTTTTACGGCATAGAAAAATAATCTATGATTTGACTCAACAATGAAAGTTGCAGGATGTTTTTTAATCATCTCCACAACAGGATgtgatttaaaatcaaatgttcaTTCAGTTTATTTAAGTGCAAAGTAGCAGTGGGATGATCCTGCTCTTGGTTTAGGTGCTGTCATCATTCTCTGGTCATATCTCAATCTCTAGACGAACCGTTGCTCCTGGCATCTGTGCAGTCAGAGCTGCTACTCCTGGGAGTCCACAGCAGCACCCTGCGTCTTCTCTCCTCCGCCAGTCGGCCGGTCTTCTCGCTGGATTACCACTGGGCGCAGCAGAGAGTTTACTGGCTGAGCCCCGACTATCAGAGCATCCGCTGGACTGACGTGAATGGCTCCAATAACAAAGGAACACTCATCAAAGGTACGACTGACACAGGGACACTACATTTGATATAAGTCAGTTCCATACAGAACGAAAATATCTGTAAACATCTGGAAAGAAAGCGTCCCACCATGTTGTTCTGTTGCAGGAGTGAAGTTGGACTTTATCGCTGTGGACTGGGTCGGTAAGAACCTGTACTGGGTGGACGGACTCGTCGGCCAGATTCTGGCTGTGAAGCTCAGCGACGTGACAGTGAGATCTCAGGACTACACTGTTGTTCTGGGAGAAGATCTGGAGCAGCCCAGCTCACTGCTCTTGCTGCCACACAAAGGGTAGATACAGTCAGGTTGTAGATGAAATCATAAAAGATCTGTATATTTTTAATAACCCTAGATCTTTCATAATTCCAGGCTGATGCTGTGGTCGGAGATCGGCAGAACCCCTCAGATCGAGCAGTCTGGTATGGATGGTTCACAGAGGAAGGTGGTGGTGAGTCAAGGGCTGAGCTGGCCCGTCAGTTTGGCCTATGACCTCCTGGACAACAGGGTGTACTGGGCCGATGAGAAGCTGCGCTGCATTGGCTCGGCCTCCCTGGATGGAGATCAGGTCAAGGTAAAGACCTACTTTAATGATAAACCCCAAATCCTTCAAGTGcgaacatttaaaatgacagatattATATTTGCAGCTCATCCCCCAGTATCATTATTAAATGATTTTGCCCTTCTCTCACTAGATTCTTCAGTTAGCTGAAACTCCGAGCCCTTTCTCTGTGGCGGTCTTCAATGACAGATTGTTCTGGTCCGACACGAAGAGGAGAACGATCCGCTCGGCTGATAAGAACACTGGGAAAGATCAGAAGGTTCTCCTGAAGAGACCTGGACAACCATTTGGACTGAAAGTCAGTATTTAGCTTCTAATGATGTCGGCATAACTGTGAAATCCTGAGAGGTTCCTAGAAAGAAATCTGtattggtttttttttcatatatgtttcctttctttccagCTGATGCATGCCCTCTCCCAGCCGGTCACACCCAGCCCCTGCAATCATCTCCGTTGTTCccatctctgcctgctggctccTGCGGAAAGAGGCCAGTCAGGAGCTCCGGTGGTGAGGGGGCTCACAGCGGTTTGTCGATGCCCAAAGGGGCTGCTGCTCTCCAAGGACAAGATCACCTGCTCTCTGCCGATGGATTCAACTTTCATGCTGCTTTTGTCTAGCACCACAGTCTATCAGGTGAATCATCTCAGAGATCTCTCCTTTCTGGTTGTCCACGTCTTTAACTTTGTTCGTTtaccccttttttttctttcgtctTACTACTCGACTAGATTTACCTCCACACGCTGCAAAAAGAAGGCGTTGCTCTTAAAAAAATGCCAACCAGTCGAGTTATGGCTCTTCCTGGAATAACCGATGCTGTGGGCCTGGACGTGTCCATCCACGGGCTTTCTATGTACGTGGCCGATGCAGGACAAGGAACACTGGATGTGCTGAAACTGAGCGGCTCCAGGTCCAGACAGGGGCTGACACCTGCTGGACGAATCCTGAAGCTGAAGGTAGCTTTTAAAGGATAGTTCGAGTTTTTAAATCCCTAAAAAACATAATTGAAGTGAATTGTTAGTTTtgattaatgtaaaaatatgtcACCCACCTAGAGAAATTCAAATTCCTAAAACTAAACTTCTCTTCCAGAAGGAGGATTCAGTCATGGCTCTGGCAGTCGACTGGGTGACCTCTAACCTCTACTGGAGCAGCACCAACAGGCCCGACCTCCATGTTACCTCTCGGCACGGCGGCTACACCACCTCTCTGCTGCAGGGATCCCTGAGGGTGAGGCAGTCGTAGTTTGACTTTCTCAGGAGCCTATAAACAGTTTTCTCtgctaaatataatataaatcatGTATTCCCTTCAGGGGACAACATCCATCGCTCTGCACCCCCCCTCGGGACGGCTTTGCTACACAGCGATAGTTGCGTCCGATGAGAAGAGCCAGACAGAGGTGAACTGCGCCTGGATGGACGGCCGTAACAAAGCGGTGCTGTGGAGGGAGTCGCTCATCCCCACCTCGCTGGTCTTCTCTCATCAAGGATCCGTGATCTACTGGGCTGACACGGGTAAGCAGATTAGAACAGACTATGGAGGGTTTCTGCAGGGTcttaaaaagtaataaatacattaacataTTATGTTAGCATTCGTTTGAGCATTTTTTTGGTGTGATGTGCAGTATAAGAGTACAAAAACCTTGTCCATACACTCAGTACTAtctactgtctctgcctgtagtttgaGATTTAACAAATTAAGGGTTATTCTCTACTTTGCTACTTCACCTAATTCTTGGAcacttcattcattttgtcctaaaaatgttttaacttaaCCCTGTAGTGAGAGTTAAGGTTTTTAACTTGCTTGTTTGAGTCTAATTTCTCTTTTGTCAGGTGAGGGGGTGATCAGCTCTGTCGGAGTGGACGGATCAGGTTATAAACAGTATAAGACGGGGCCAGGTCTGCTCATCTCCTTCACACATACCGAGAACTTCCTCCTCTGGGTCACTCTGGACAAAGGTCAGGccactttttgtttatttaatttatttttccacttCCACTGTCAGATGTGCTGCCGCTGCTCGGcgtgttctctctcctctgctgatcACTCTGTCTTGTGGAATAAAATTTCTCACCTTcacttcatttgtctttttctcccttCAGGCAGCAGATGTCTTCAGACTAATGTGGCACTGAATTATTCAGCCAAGTAATTATGAGCAATCTGCTCTGTTAGACGTCTTTAAATGCTTCCACTTTGAATCTCTGGTACTTTGTCTTCTCTCCATCGGACCTGTCCTGTCAAATCCTGATATTCAGTGACTAATGaacacacattaaatatttcCTCGCTGTCGCTCTGTGCAGTAGCTTCTGAATTCTTGCCTGATTAACAGCTCTAATTTTTTCAACCATTTACAGATGTGACCAAACTGTGGTTCAGTGACGGACTTCAGCCTAAACAGCTGTGGTTTGAGACCAAGACGAGTCTGGTGGAGGTGAAAGCCTACAGCAACAACACCCAGTCTGGTAGGTTTCTGCAAAGTGTGTCTCCTTTATcgaaatataagaaaataagatTTGATATAATTTGCAAGTTAAGCTACAATTAATCaggtgaaacatttaaaattagcAGCATGAGATGGGTAGAAAGGATAATTTAAGATAACATAAGGCATAATCTGAATGTGCAAAGGACAAAAACcttcagacaaaatgaaaaaagtctcCATCCGTAGATCCAGACACTGACAGAGATGAGTGGAACAGCTCTGGGCTGAATCCAGCTGAACTCTAACACTTGTTAATAAAAGTTCAGAGTTAATTTTAAAAGCTGAAGTTTAATCGGAACAGAGACCAAAGGAGCAGAGTGATAGGATCTCGTTTCTTTTGTTCTGCCAGTGAAACGCTCgcagctgcagtttgtgagTGACATCAGAACATTCGCTGAAAAAAGGACGAGAAGCCGAAACGAGATGAGAAACATTTCATGGATATAAATTCATTTTCTGTGACTTCTGTATAAAGAAGCATGGCTGCACAAATATACATGCTTTTATGTCAAAGTCGAAATTGTAAGGATGACAATGTCATAATGTTGATGAGGAAAGATCTCAGGCAAGAATGAgttatgaaatatt is part of the Paralichthys olivaceus isolate ysfri-2021 chromosome 18, ASM2471397v2, whole genome shotgun sequence genome and encodes:
- the LOC109645702 gene encoding low-density lipoprotein receptor-related protein 2, whose protein sequence is MDPQLLLGLMFLAPLRLSAGQLLGCQRGQWLCDDGTCVPDVWRCDGEGDCLDGSDEMDCAAPPGSPQCPPGQFPCLDSVDCVDASARCDGQSQCPTGSDEESCTAPDGCLDSDWTCRNRLCVPKEQRCNRLNDCMDDSDEKDCGVCVEGSVRCPDGTCLSPEERCDGHVHCSDGSDEPITCGRICSMNNGGCSHVCVDEPWGALCACRVGYKLSANGAVCEDLDECASPFSPCMHHCTNTIGSYYCHCRDGFSLNGNSICVAKGNATRLLTVQGRSIGLLNVKSQQFEVVMTAVIDPVAVTFDVARGWYFWANGRGSIFKSDGRRSWTTYTGEPGIKSLACDWLNGNLYWTNQKMKALYMQAADGDSYTTLLRKNISPSDLVLLPVESSMFWINGGPGERVTIEKTWMDGSERNTLTVLTAQSAHGLTADVEARRLYWISDFKKSIETVKVDGTGRYSFTGLFSRRAPLSLAVFEGLFYWVDNKGLWQVPQNQRNQKKFLWKADLPLFTVFQELQQPQGSTACVKTPCHLCQLTKANPAGFSCTCPDFKMLLVDGSCEYPRFIYATSSNINLLEFREKASSDKLLFRTDDGILSFDVDWYRDWLYWANNTGHIQRTSLTQVQTEVLPAPLPVCHIKVDQRKGSLYWVSCDQKSIGTTTAGGGLPQQLYRTARNIQEFFLDWLRGGIIWLEDDRIFSMSEMGGKAKELLQLAGGVTGNMAFDLRASSLLWNSGSSGLTVMSLLQVRSHQAGRRWNISGSVVGAFEPFLLSLSDDVMTLWNRREGTPVQNIAVRGHVVQVVSALRDIRTVPSSSVCSDPSVLCRHSSVCLSRARLCDGKQDCPEGDDEEFCVTTCPSKEDFKCKDNSNCIARKLVCDGHSNCRDGSDEVDCPTVAPPAAQPRVLKCRMGWKLCKDGTECVSYGHVCDGEDDCKDGSDEMECDASPTRPAITSSSTSPAPTVPSCSSPSVLCPSVQLCVSPSQFCDGRKDCPDGFDENTCVKRCPSKNDFRCKDRRSCVSKSQVCDGRSHCHDGSDEVDCPAVAAPAPRADILKCRKGSSLCRDGTECVVYTHVCDGERDCRDGSDEEECDATHNNAVAENPATVEPSTEPPTKPPCTSPSVLCPGSSLCIKPMQMCDGKRDCPDASDENCVKRCPYMTDFRCKDRRSCVSKSQVCDGRSHCHDGSDEVDCPAVAAPAPRADILKCRKGSRLCRDGTECVVYIHVCDGERDCRDGSDEEECEIATNPENPHLNESPAIAQPSTQPPHKPTCTSPSVLCPGSYLCIEPTQLCDGKRDCADGSDENCLTRCPYTTQILCTDRRSCILKNLVCDGRAHCHDGSDELNCQSESPPASQADVLKCRKGSRPCNDGTECVLYSHVCDGEKDCVDGSDEWGCPETCKQDEFQCSHGRMCIPTAQVCDGKFQCLDKSDEVDCREQTRSCEYRCPDGRRCIPKKFLCDGERDCVDGTDEEGCNSGTTTAAATTAKSPLHTSKSACITPSVLCPGSSMCISQNQLCDARRDCPDGFDEQDCVFRCKNRDDFLCSDRRKCISKVEVCDGRSHCPDGSDEMKCRSEGPVDPYSNVPKGKSAPVKCPNGFRPCKDGLDCVMFNHVCDGETDCKDGSDEEGCAVKCKAGEFQCSHGRRCIPPAQVCDGQYNCQDRSDEIDCSKMSEGCHQRCDNNTRCIPKTFLCDGERDCVDGSDEEKCGLVACAINQYRCTSGQCVSEALRCDGYADCSDHSDEMECTRPPRCPAQLRCPHSHECLQKEWLCDGENDCSDGSDEKNCVTPPAKCREHQWQCGDSSQCIPLSWKCDGKNDCHNGADEDKCLQRKCPSPLYQCGSGECVDPGLVCNGFTNCADSSDEGAGCAQRNCSSPSAPQCEHGCVSTPNGASCYCAAGFTLLSGTVSCVDINECSAEPHAVCKHYCHNTRGSYVCQCHPGFYLEPDNKSCKTKDEPLLLASVQSELLLLGVHSSTLRLLSSASRPVFSLDYHWAQQRVYWLSPDYQSIRWTDVNGSNNKGTLIKGVKLDFIAVDWVGKNLYWVDGLVGQILAVKLSDVTVRSQDYTVVLGEDLEQPSSLLLLPHKGLMLWSEIGRTPQIEQSGMDGSQRKVVVSQGLSWPVSLAYDLLDNRVYWADEKLRCIGSASLDGDQVKILQLAETPSPFSVAVFNDRLFWSDTKRRTIRSADKNTGKDQKVLLKRPGQPFGLKLMHALSQPVTPSPCNHLRCSHLCLLAPAERGQSGAPVVRGLTAVCRCPKGLLLSKDKITCSLPMDSTFMLLLSSTTVYQIYLHTLQKEGVALKKMPTSRVMALPGITDAVGLDVSIHGLSMYVADAGQGTLDVLKLSGSRSRQGLTPAGRILKLKKEDSVMALAVDWVTSNLYWSSTNRPDLHVTSRHGGYTTSLLQGSLRGTTSIALHPPSGRLCYTAIVASDEKSQTEVNCAWMDGRNKAVLWRESLIPTSLVFSHQGSVIYWADTGEGVISSVGVDGSGYKQYKTGPGLLISFTHTENFLLWVTLDKDVTKLWFSDGLQPKQLWFETKTSLVEVKAYSNNTQSGTNGCSNNNGGCAHLCLAFPGGGTCKCGEDFYSVGATSCARLHDCPDGERSCSDGTKCISSGRFCDGRVDCRDQSDEQDCPHRNNFGTTASDGRPPESSSPHPHNKYALKKDSTSCDHQHCHGQGHCVKEGEVTRCQCTAGYNGEFCQETEGGHNHGVIVLGVFCLVALLMAAAFIFAKRRAWASIRSRSTEKETLMANMGLPCENYDSDSEELESPVDAKNPAFMLKTLKPK